One region of Bacterioplanoides sp. SCSIO 12839 genomic DNA includes:
- a CDS encoding DUF3080 family protein, protein MVVFFLSGCSEPLTSLSEDYLQRISRVTGESLTDIRDSTELQQPDSSLFSRLPLAASSVTLLDFLKLQSCSLAQTLGYKNSQLGKVASPSQQMHLERDILIHLPDCITQIKDAQPELADTLQQALQLKQQQRMKVWWNAWFSDVEWQYYRSGSGQTIEQGGDEPGHLSAGLVALDYAIEQGRGWQQQNYAYDSQRMELELQQLLLAESLGRWRNSLNKLTAMLNQAAQLLEQTQARQTLCRQGVEQREATYLKNVFQQKYVAVIQPYLARVYRFGNELMPRLQRLQELTPEQPDYSNWLTNLVEQKQDFELANKRHVKAWQSWLAECGAMPDRTNGNP, encoded by the coding sequence ATGGTTGTATTTTTTCTGAGCGGTTGCAGTGAACCTCTGACATCGTTGTCGGAGGATTACCTGCAACGAATCAGCCGGGTCACGGGTGAGTCTCTAACGGATATCCGTGATAGCACAGAGCTTCAGCAGCCTGACTCCTCATTATTTTCCCGTCTTCCCTTAGCGGCCAGCAGCGTCACTTTGCTGGATTTTCTGAAGCTGCAATCCTGTTCGCTGGCACAAACGTTGGGTTATAAGAACAGCCAGTTAGGCAAGGTGGCCAGCCCCAGCCAACAAATGCACCTTGAGCGGGATATCCTGATTCACCTGCCAGATTGTATTACTCAGATTAAGGATGCACAGCCAGAGCTGGCTGATACCCTGCAGCAGGCGTTGCAATTGAAGCAGCAACAACGGATGAAAGTGTGGTGGAATGCCTGGTTTAGCGATGTTGAGTGGCAGTATTATCGTTCCGGTTCCGGGCAAACGATTGAACAGGGTGGTGACGAACCCGGGCATTTATCAGCCGGGTTGGTGGCGCTGGATTATGCCATTGAGCAGGGGCGTGGCTGGCAACAACAGAATTATGCTTATGACAGCCAGCGCATGGAGTTGGAACTACAACAGCTGCTGCTGGCGGAATCTTTGGGGCGCTGGCGCAACAGTTTGAATAAACTGACGGCGATGCTGAATCAGGCGGCGCAGTTACTGGAACAAACCCAGGCCAGGCAAACCTTATGTCGGCAAGGTGTTGAACAACGAGAAGCCACGTATCTTAAAAATGTGTTTCAACAAAAGTATGTCGCTGTGATTCAGCCGTATCTGGCACGGGTCTATCGCTTTGGTAATGAATTAATGCCAAGATTACAGCGGTTGCAGGAGCTTACCCCTGAGCAGCCCGACTATTCGAACTGGTTGACCAACCTTGTTGAGCAAAAACAAGACTTTGAACTGGCGAATAAACGCCATGTAAAAGCCTGGCAGAGCTGGCTTGCTGAATGTGGTGCCATGCCTGACAGGACAAACGGAAATCCATAA
- a CDS encoding VC0807 family protein — MANPAEQHSKPNHSFFSNLMFNIVIPTLILTKASGDDMLGPTLGVICALAFPLAFGAWDLRGAGKVNVFSILGVVSVLLTGGISLLKLPPEYIAIKEALIPGLIGIGVLLTLNSKYSLIRLIILNEEILDVARLKQLVAERNQEDAFNSHLSVANKIVAASFFLSSALNYGLARYIVTSPAGTPEYNEQLGTMTALSYPVIVLPSMIVLGIAIWYLFKQIKEVTGQGLEDFMYK, encoded by the coding sequence ATGGCCAATCCGGCAGAACAACACAGTAAACCGAATCACAGCTTTTTCAGTAACCTGATGTTTAACATCGTGATTCCAACCCTGATCCTGACCAAAGCCAGTGGCGACGATATGTTAGGGCCAACACTGGGGGTGATTTGTGCGTTGGCATTCCCGCTGGCGTTTGGCGCCTGGGATCTGCGCGGTGCTGGCAAAGTGAATGTGTTTTCGATTCTGGGTGTGGTCAGTGTATTACTGACCGGTGGCATCAGCCTGCTGAAGTTGCCACCCGAATACATTGCCATTAAAGAGGCATTGATTCCTGGGTTAATTGGCATTGGCGTGTTACTGACACTGAACAGCAAATATTCGTTAATCCGTCTGATTATTCTTAACGAAGAAATTCTTGATGTCGCCCGCCTCAAGCAATTAGTCGCCGAGCGTAACCAGGAAGACGCTTTTAACAGCCACCTGAGCGTGGCCAATAAAATTGTTGCTGCTTCTTTCTTCTTATCGTCAGCGCTGAACTATGGCTTAGCGCGTTATATTGTCACCAGCCCGGCCGGTACTCCGGAATACAATGAGCAGCTGGGTACTATGACAGCGCTGAGCTATCCGGTGATTGTATTGCCAAGCATGATTGTGCTGGGCATTGCCATTTGGTACCTGTTTAAACAGATTAAAGAAGTCACTGGCCAGGGGCTGGAAGACTTTATGTACAAGTAG
- a CDS encoding DUF4124 domain-containing protein, with protein MKTLLSILLFSGLLLAQLCFVQPSVAQVYKWVDENGKVNFSDKPPVAAKTETVNLNHSKVSDERQREIKQQRLQQQQQLLKSMEAERKSLEKQRAEQRQAKKEHEVLCAKLKKNKEKAIWATHFYTTDKNGERVYDDEKTAEAIRQKAIDNYDQTCLKK; from the coding sequence ATGAAAACTTTATTATCGATTTTATTATTCAGCGGATTATTGTTGGCTCAGTTGTGTTTTGTTCAGCCAAGTGTTGCCCAGGTTTATAAATGGGTCGATGAAAATGGCAAGGTGAATTTCAGTGATAAGCCACCGGTGGCAGCCAAAACCGAGACCGTGAATTTAAATCACTCGAAAGTTTCTGATGAACGCCAGCGTGAAATTAAGCAGCAGCGTTTGCAACAACAACAGCAGTTGCTGAAATCGATGGAAGCCGAAAGAAAAAGTCTGGAAAAGCAGCGTGCCGAACAGCGGCAAGCGAAAAAAGAGCACGAAGTGTTATGCGCTAAGCTGAAGAAAAATAAAGAAAAAGCCATCTGGGCAACACATTTTTATACCACGGATAAAAATGGTGAGCGTGTTTATGATGATGAAAAAACAGCTGAAGCCATTCGCCAGAAAGCCATCGACAATTACGATCAAACTTGCCTTAAAAAATAA
- a CDS encoding pseudouridine synthase, translating to MQLPVIYQDDHLIAINKPSGLLVHRSEIDRHETRFALQLVRNMLGHHVFPVHRLDKPTSGVLLFAKTSEIASLVVDQWRERAVDKRYLAIVRGYFPESVHLDKAMSPPVDKYAKHERVKPPQEAITDFRCLAQVELPIAIDKYPQSRYSLIEAIPKTGRKHQIRRHLKHLAHPIIGDARYGKGKHSRYFRDHFDAPRLLLHAWQLTMQHPVSGETLTLNAPVDNVMRRLCLRFGWQQSLPGELQDWSERVPDCMDQFFPERDEPTCVSEILPPPPVSATTDPE from the coding sequence ATGCAATTGCCGGTTATTTATCAGGACGATCACCTGATCGCGATTAACAAACCCAGTGGACTTCTGGTACATCGCAGCGAGATCGACCGCCATGAAACCCGCTTTGCCCTGCAGTTAGTGCGCAATATGCTGGGTCACCATGTGTTTCCGGTGCATCGCTTGGACAAACCCACTTCCGGCGTGCTGTTATTTGCAAAAACCTCTGAAATCGCCAGCTTGGTGGTGGATCAGTGGCGTGAACGAGCGGTCGACAAACGTTATCTGGCGATTGTTCGTGGGTACTTCCCGGAGTCGGTTCATCTCGACAAAGCCATGTCGCCGCCGGTTGATAAATACGCCAAGCACGAACGAGTAAAACCACCCCAGGAAGCGATTACGGATTTCCGTTGTCTGGCTCAGGTGGAATTACCCATCGCCATCGACAAATATCCGCAGTCACGCTATTCATTGATTGAGGCGATCCCAAAAACCGGACGCAAACATCAGATTCGTCGTCACCTGAAACACCTGGCCCACCCGATTATTGGTGACGCCCGTTATGGTAAAGGCAAACACAGCCGTTATTTCCGTGATCATTTTGACGCGCCGCGTCTGTTATTACATGCCTGGCAGCTGACCATGCAACACCCGGTTTCTGGTGAAACTCTGACCTTAAATGCACCGGTTGATAATGTGATGCGCCGTTTGTGTCTGCGCTTTGGCTGGCAGCAGTCTTTACCAGGCGAGCTACAAGACTGGTCAGAAAGGGTGCCAGACTGTATGGATCAGTTCTTTCCAGAGCGCGATGAACCCACCTGTGTGTCTGAAATTCTGCCGCCACCTCCGGTTTCAGCAACGACAGACCCCGAGTGA